From Tripterygium wilfordii isolate XIE 37 chromosome 13, ASM1340144v1, whole genome shotgun sequence, the proteins below share one genomic window:
- the LOC120012581 gene encoding uncharacterized protein LOC120012581 — protein MGWSEPEVTCKNHPDLNQSQGVCASCLRERLTDLYMPSQINNRAPSPSPSSPGRRHHHHHHHHKRVGSDIIGSIPYIVSVGNGLKKSKSITFVPRNTVGGEGKKKGFWSKLLLHSKGNKKEVLMHSRTTILFERISDDKSA, from the exons ATGGGTTGGTCCGAACCAGAGGTGACATGCAAGAACCACCCAGATCTCAATCAATCACAAGGTGTATGTGCATCTTGTCTGAGAGAGAGACTGACCGATCTCTATATGCCATCACAGATCAACAACAGGGCACCATCTCCTTCTCCATCTTCACCGGgtcgtcgtcatcatcatcatcatcatcatcacaagCGGGTCGGGTCGGATATAATAGGTTCAATACCCTATATTGTAAGTGTTGGTAATGGATTGAAGAAGAGCAAATCCATCACTTTTGTGCCGAGAAACACAGTTGGTGGTGAGGGTAAGAAGAAGGGGTTCTGGTCAAAATTGCTTCTTCATTCAAAAGGGAACAAGAAGGAGGTTCTCATGCATTCCAGGACTA CCATCTTGTTTGAACGAATCAGTGATGACAAATCTGCTTAA